The following are encoded in a window of Methanocaldococcus sp. genomic DNA:
- a CDS encoding 50S ribosomal protein L11 methyltransferase, whose translation MKLKLKVPQWHYSLITDYERLSIFKKVIEKAVDSDDVVFDLGTGSGILAMIAARKARKVYAIELDPFTYDYARENISINKFENIDIIEGDAITYNFNEKTDVVIAELLDTALITEPQVKVINSIIERDLLKKDGKIIPNKVINTIQLVESKMTHIYYDEEIESEEVSKEVVYEEVDFYKINSLKVNYTLKLNLEKNCKNLGIKLRTYTILDSENIAGQTPMLNPPLVIPLNKNADKGIVKINLSYKRGGDLESIKVRLL comes from the coding sequence ATGAAGTTAAAATTAAAAGTTCCTCAATGGCACTATTCACTAATAACTGATTATGAAAGATTATCTATTTTTAAAAAAGTTATAGAAAAGGCAGTTGATTCAGATGATGTTGTTTTTGATTTAGGAACAGGTAGTGGAATACTGGCAATGATAGCGGCAAGAAAGGCTCGAAAGGTTTATGCTATTGAACTCGACCCCTTTACTTATGATTATGCAAGAGAAAATATATCTATCAATAAATTTGAAAATATAGATATTATTGAGGGAGATGCAATAACTTACAACTTTAATGAAAAGACAGATGTAGTTATTGCAGAACTTTTAGACACTGCCTTAATCACTGAACCACAAGTTAAAGTTATAAACTCAATTATTGAGAGAGATTTATTAAAAAAAGATGGAAAAATAATTCCTAATAAGGTTATCAATACTATACAACTTGTAGAATCTAAAATGACTCACATTTATTATGATGAAGAAATTGAATCAGAAGAAGTTTCTAAAGAAGTTGTTTATGAGGAAGTAGATTTTTATAAAATAAATTCTTTAAAGGTAAATTACACTTTAAAATTAAATTTAGAGAAAAACTGTAAAAATTTGGGGATAAAGTTAAGAACTTATACAATATTAGATTCTGAAAATATAGCAGGACAGACACCAATGTTAAATCCTCCATTAGTAATTCCACTAAATAAAAATGCAGATAAAGGAATTGTAAAAATAAATTTATCTTATAAAAGAGGAGGAGACTTAGAGAGTATAAAAGTAAGATTACTGTGA